A portion of the Myxococcota bacterium genome contains these proteins:
- the thiO gene encoding glycine oxidase ThiO: MRAADVAVVGGGVIGAACAWSLARHGASVVLLERDAVGAHASGAAAGMLAPIAETWGAGPIFAAGLESLRALEGDVDELRALSGVDPELVRSGVLRVAGEPEAGALRGHARALEAAGCSWLDAGELRKLEPGIGRSFAGAVHSAREGHVDPARLTRAYAGAAARRGARIETGVEVMGLVRAGARVTGVRTAAGELPAHDTILCTGAWAARAGDWLGVAVPVTPVKGQMLALDAAGRRGGPILWSDDAYLVPRPDGELRVGATVEHAGFDARPTAAGAAGLLAGAFALVPELRAATLLRVWAGLRPGSPDELPLIGPAPGVAGAWLAAGHFRNGILLAALTGAALADEILDGRRPPGLAPFDPARHRRENPSLDEPTSGRSS, translated from the coding sequence ATGCGCGCAGCGGACGTGGCGGTGGTCGGCGGCGGGGTGATCGGCGCCGCGTGCGCCTGGTCGCTGGCGCGCCACGGGGCCTCTGTGGTGCTGCTGGAACGCGACGCCGTGGGCGCGCACGCCTCGGGCGCCGCGGCCGGTATGCTGGCGCCGATCGCCGAGACCTGGGGCGCGGGGCCGATCTTCGCGGCCGGGCTCGAGTCACTGCGTGCGTTGGAGGGCGACGTCGACGAGCTCCGCGCGCTCTCGGGCGTGGATCCCGAGCTCGTGCGCTCGGGCGTGCTGCGCGTGGCGGGCGAGCCGGAAGCCGGCGCGCTGCGCGGTCACGCGCGGGCGCTCGAGGCGGCCGGCTGCAGCTGGCTCGACGCAGGCGAGCTGCGCAAGCTCGAGCCCGGCATCGGACGGAGCTTCGCGGGCGCCGTGCACTCGGCGCGCGAGGGCCACGTCGACCCGGCGCGGCTCACGCGCGCGTACGCGGGAGCGGCCGCCCGCCGCGGGGCGCGCATCGAGACGGGCGTCGAGGTGATGGGCCTGGTGCGCGCCGGCGCGCGAGTCACCGGCGTGCGCACCGCCGCCGGAGAGCTTCCCGCGCATGACACCATCCTGTGTACGGGCGCATGGGCGGCCCGCGCGGGCGACTGGCTCGGCGTGGCCGTGCCGGTGACTCCGGTGAAGGGCCAGATGCTGGCGCTCGACGCCGCGGGCCGGCGCGGGGGGCCCATCCTGTGGAGCGACGACGCCTATCTCGTGCCCCGGCCCGACGGCGAGCTGCGCGTCGGCGCCACCGTGGAGCACGCCGGCTTCGACGCACGGCCCACGGCCGCCGGCGCGGCGGGTCTGCTCGCGGGTGCGTTCGCGCTGGTGCCCGAGCTGCGCGCCGCGACCTTGCTCCGGGTCTGGGCGGGTCTTCGGCCCGGCAGCCCCGACGAGCTTCCGCTGATCGGACCCGCACCGGGCGTCGCCGGCGCCTGGCTCGCCGCCGGCCACTTCCGCAACGGCATCCTGCTCGCTGCGCTCACCGGCGCGGCGCTCGCCGACGAGATTCTCGACGGGCGGCGCCCGCCCGGGCTCGCGCCCTTTGACCCGGCGCGGCACAGAAGGGAGAATCCGTCCCTCGACGAGCCAACGTCCGGGAGGAGCTCATGA